tttttaaaggacTTCTACCCAGTGTCCATAAttaggatttgcaaatattttcttccagtctatacagcttgtctttttatcttactgatggtgtcttttgaagtttaaaatttaagtccagggatccctgggtggtgcagcggtttagcgcctgcctttggcccagggcgcgatcctggagacccaggatcgaatcccacgtcgggctcccggtgcatggagcctgcttctctctctgcctgtgtctctgcctctctctctctctctctcactgtatgcctatcataaataaataaaataaaaattaaaaaaaattaaaaaagaataaaatttaagtccaatttatctgatttttgttttactgCTTGTGCTTTTGGGGTCTTaatccaagatcatgaagattttctcccaggtttcttttttatcatttcagTTTACCTGAAATTTACTGTGTTAGGTTCTGCGATAATTTTGGATTTCTAAGAGTATTCATGCATTTTGTTCAGGCATATGGTTAAATGGCTCGGATTGTGTGATTCTTTTGTGTCTAGAACTCACTCTCCCCACTACTAACACAAGGCCCCTTTTAGTACCCCTACAGATGCCCTGTGAATTATAAGGGGTTCCACACTGGCTGTTGGGAACAGGCACTGTTCCTAGCACTGTGTGCATTCTGGTcacttttagttttttgaagtGTTCCCTGGCCTCAGGTAGTTACCTCACACACAAGTGTGCACTGGCCAGGGTGCTGAACACCAGAGGGGGCCCTCGCTCTGAGCCTCTGCTCTATAGATCCAGCCACACCTCAACTACTGGATGCCCAGGGGCTCTTCCTGCTTGGAAAGGTCACAAAGTGAACTGGGGCAGTCTTAGGGCTCGGAGCCCCTTCATTTGCATCTCCTGTCTCAGGTGTCTTTGTCCTTCAGAGCCTGATAACGAAGGCTCTCAAGAAATTTGACAtattttatctggttttagtgGTTTCATGTGGGAAGTTCAATTTAGTCCCTGTTACTCTTGGCTGGAAGCAGAAATCTTTAACATTTTGtccttttatatatatctatatctatatatattttatatatctatatatatctaccCAGAGGACtctggtttttttggtttgtgggCCACTAGTTCTAAGTTTTCAAATTggtgtttctttttccctcatttttgctttttttttttttggttagctTTGGTTTTGTTCCTTGTTGACTCCctagtgtttttattattatagtgatttttatagcttttatttgtATAGGTATAGATCTTTAGCAATCTCTGGTGTCAGTCTGATGTTTTTAGATGTATTTTGTAAGCCATAGGGATGTTTGCTTTAATTCATATCATTGACCTTATAGTTCTGTCCTGTGTGTGTGCTGCAAGGTCTATGGTAATTTTGGGgtagtttttagtttctttagtCTGTTAAATGTTCTGTTGATGCAAGTCAATGTTTAACAAATGTTAACCATGCAGTGTTTAGCAAATCTTAGAGCAACTGATTTTTTTGTGCGTCAGCATTTGAAGGGCAAGTTGAGCAGTCATTCTTTTCTCAGTCAGTAAAAGCTCTTTGTACTCTGACTTTTTGTTGTTATAGCTTATTGAGAACATAGAATTCCACCACTCTATTTTGAATAgcattttaatgtatttccttCTCCCCATGTATGTAAACATCTAGAACTCACAGgacattaaaaatgtttactgtCTAGGCACCAGTAAGAACAGAACAGGGTCCTAAGTTTCTGTAGTTGTGTGAGGCTCGTTGGGACTGTGGAGAGGTGGACAGCAGGACATAAGCAGGGACCAGGGcagtgaaaaggaaggaaaaatacttGGGGACTTAGCTGTACAGAGTGTAGAGGCTGAAAAGCAGTTAACCTTTCTGTGGGGAAATTAAACTTcacttttagaaataattttgtgatGAACAACACTGTACCTAAGTCTGTTTCACACTTCTCATTATTGGATTAAattgtagaaattattttgttcagTATGGTTATACCAAGTTACAAAGTATCTATGaattataatgtttgtcctttttaaaGTTGGGTTTAGATGTGCCTATCAGCCTGGGTAAATGCTATTaaggattttaaaacttattttcttagtgttatatgcctttccattttcatggagaaattaaaaatttttatattgtcaTAACAGGATTTAGAATAATCTTGGTTTAGTAAAGAAACTTTCTTAGATACAGATGAAttaatgtgaaaaatgttttgaTAGGTTTTACAGTTGAAACATACTGTGATACTAGTATAGTCACTAATCTAGAAGAATATGAAACTGCTTAACCTTAAatacaaacaacagaaatctttCGTAAAATGTAACTGTGGCAAAAACAAATTTATACTCCGTGTTTTGAAAGAAAAGCCGTATCTTGGAGATGAGGAGGATTCCAAATATAGTCGCTAGACATCTTAGTCACCTTAAGTCCTTAAGAATTAGGCAGAGCGAGGAATCAAACTGATCTGGTTTTGACCTAGAGTCTCGTCACACCACTTCTCTGGACTGGTCTCCTCATTGGTAAAATGCGAGGATGATGATCtctggcccatttttttttaaagcagcttttaTGTATGTAAGTGTTTAGCTACATCCATGTTACCTTTTAAGTTGCCATGACGGCAGTCTCACGAGCATTTAATTTTCCTCTATTATGTAATGTTTCATTAGAGGGCAGGAAAGAATGTTTTCCCTCCAATTACATGCCTACTCAATTTACGATAATTTCATTCTCCAAGTAGGGTTTCCTCCTTTTAAGAATTTAAGGGGACTGGCTCATTATATTATATTGCTAGTGCAAcatgctttaaaaagaagatcacacacacacacacacacacacacaaacaaaaaaaaaatcatacacaaaagaaaaaagaaaatcagtaaattaAATTCGTGGTTTTCATTTTGGGCCACTAAATGTGGCTTATTCAAAGTAAGCCCCATCTGGCACATTTGTTCCCCCCCAGTATCTATCACAGCCTTGTGTACTTAGCTGGCTCAGGTTGCAATCACAAATACTAGAGACTGGGTGACTTAGCaattgacatttatttctcacagttctggaggctgggctgTCCAAGGTCCAGGTACCAACAGATTTGGTTCTTGGAGAGGGTCCATTTCCTGGTTGTAGACAACCTCCTCCTCAGCACGTGCTCACCTGCCTTTCTACACACTGTCCGTGCATAAAGAAGGAAAGTGAGTCTTCCTACAAAGACACTAATCCCGTCCTAGGGGTCCCACGTCCAAATACCATGACACTAGGGCTTCAAATTTAGGAACTTTTGAGGACACAGACATTTTGGCCCATAACATCTGCAAAGTAGGTATCaaaatgttcaaagaaatgatagaaaagtgttttatttagCCAATTCACTGAGTATCCACTATTTGCCAGGCACGTACAGTTTGCAAACCTGGCTGTTGAACAAGTCACTACTAAACTATAAATCAAATTATTGGGTCCTACCTTCAGCAATTCAGTAGTCTGGAATGAGATACAGaaggctcttttttaaaaagggtttccaggggtgcctggctggctcagtcagaagaatatgcaactcttgatctcagggtcacgagtctgagccccatgttgggtgtagagattacttaaatgagtgaataaatggggggggggggggtagtaaAAAGCTTTCCAGAAAAGGCTAATGAACAGTCAGGTTTAAGAACCACTGACTGTGGCCTATTTGGAGAACACAGATCTGTATTCTCAACTCAAAGTCCAGCATTAGTTGATGGGTTAAATTGTTCAAAATATCTAAggggccttttaaaaaaataataaatttattttttattggtgttcaatttgccaacatacagaataacacccgtcaactgcccccctcagtgcccgtcacccattcacccccaccccccgccctcctccccttccaccacccctagattgtttcccagagttaggagtcttcttgttctgtctccctttctgatatttcctaaccatttcttctcccttcccttctattccctttcactattaagGGGCctttttcttagaagaaaagtgAACTATTACTTGCAGTTCCACCAACTGAAATCATAGTTAATGCTACAAATTGGATTTTAAGTTAAAAGCACCAATTAGCCTCTTTGCATTCTGTGTTTCCCATATATCTCTTGTGTTTTCCCACAGAGGAGGAAGATGACCTCTTTGATGATCCTGTGCCGTTACCGTTAAGGCACAAGGCTCCATACCAGCTAACTCTCCACCCTGAGGTATTTGTAATGACTGCAACATCACAAAACCAGCCTGAACAATGGAGACAAAGCACAGGGTACCTCAAAGCAGAGAGCATGCAAACCGTTCCTCGGGCAAACTTTGTAGATTGTGAAGAATCTAACAGTGAAAGTGAAGAAGAATTACAAACCCCAGCTTCATCTCAAGAAGACTTGGGTGCTGTCACACAGCAGCAGCAAAAGGCTGATGTAGAAGTACCACAGTgggaaatattctttaaaagaaatgatgaaatcaCAGATGACAATTTGGAAAACCTCCCTTCTTCTACAGAGGCAGGGGGTTCTCAGTCACCGAAGCTTTTAAGTGACTCTGATGGGGAATCAACTCATATTTCTTCCCAGAATTCTTCTCAGTCAACACACATATCTGAACAGGGGAGTCAAGGCTGGGACAGCCAATCTGATACTGTTTTGTTATCATCCCAAGAGAGAAACAGTGGGGATATTACCTCCTTAAACAAAAGTAGCTACAGACCAAAAATCAAGGAGAATATTCCTGCTTCTCAGATGGAACAAAATGTACTTTGTCCAAGGAATACTTCCTCTGACTTGAAACACAGAGATCAAAATGTAAAGGTAGTTCCCAGCGTTGGAGAACCGACTGCCCTAAGCAGTGGGAAACACATACCTCAGGAGAAAAGGATGCTAAATCTTAGCACCAATGCAGATTCCCCGAGCTCCTCAGATTTCAAAATTCCCTCAACACCAGAGACTGAGCTACCTAAAGGAGAGCATTTGCAATATTTGTATGAGAAGCTGGCAACAGGTGAGAATATAGtccttgaaaagagaaaaagctcaTTCTtagatacttaaaaattttaaagcttgcATTCtcgagcaaccactaaaaaaaccTACACTAAAGAGGTAATAGTCCAAATCATACCAGACATATCAGAGTGGAGTAAAAACGCTCCTGTAACCTAAAACAGGGCAGTAAAGGGGAAGCAGAGAACAAAAAATGGGACACATACGGTAGAACTAAATCCAGACctcaataattacattaagtgAAAATGGTCAAAACGCACCatgaaaacataggggaaaaacaGTCCTCCTATATATAGTGAATGATGCAGGTAGGTTAACagtaaagaatggaaaaagatccCTAAATAGTACTTAAAAGAAAGCCGGAATGACCATATTAGCAAATTTCTAATGATAAAAGATCTAGACACAACGCTGTACGTATATGTACCTAAAAACAGTTTCCAAATACAAAGAGCTAAAACcaaggagaaagacaaatttaTGCACAATTCTAGCTAGGGACTTGCCCATTCCTCTGTCAGTAACAAACAGCATACAGGAAGTGAGCAAAGATACAGAATGAATAGCACCACTGACCAACTGGATCTAACTGACGtagaacactccacccaacaacATAAGTGCCCATGGCACACTGACCACAATAGACAACCGTATCCTGCAGGTCATAAAATGCTTCAAAAATCAGCCCCTTATTTATCTCAAAAGTTGTATCACTTACAAATGCTGGTATGAATACAATGACaaaatttaaagcagaaaaattagaaaagaaaataattaaatggcaAAAGCATTAATGTGTTCTGAGTTGTTTTCCTTCAAGTCCATCAATGGGGTATGTCATCAACACTTTGGGGTATGCTGGCATTTTATACATTACAGAAGCAAAAAGATTTCACTTACAATGAGTTTAAGTAGAGAATCTAAAACAATCTGCAGATTAAATGGAATGATATGCATTATCATGCGTATCACTGACCCCTTTTTTCTACCTCAGCAGCTACTCCCCAGCTTTTGATGAAATGTATTCCACAGACTCCAAATGACTCGGGTAGAAATACATTCACCCCATTTTACCCCTCTCTCCTAGGAGTACTATTACTAAATGCAAagtgaatataaaattattaaggaaACCAGCAGAGATTGCAGATCATTGGTTGAGTATCAAGTCATAACTACAACAGGCCTAATAAAACCcagagattttactttttatttacagCTCTAAAATTAGTTACACTTAATTATTAGAAATCAtgtaatcagggcagccccggtggcgcagcggtttggcgccgcctgcagcccagggcatgatcttggagatcctggatcgagtcccacgtcaggctctctgcatggagcctgcttctccctctgcctgtgtctctgctactctctctctctctgcatctctatgaatgaataaataaataaaatcttaaaaaaaaaatcacgtaaTCAAATGTAACTATATATTCACTGACACTGAAGACCTCACCTTTAACAGCCTAGCTTATAACCCAAAACATGCCTGTaaacattctgaatttttttagCACTTTATAATCACACTATCAATTTAATATTACATACTGCCATGTTCTCATTGTTCTATAGGTGAATCTGGCATAATAAATGCCAgctgatggggatccctgggtggtgcagcggtttggcgcctgcctttggcccagggcgcgatcctggagacccgggatcgaatcccacgtcaggctcccggtgcatggagcctgcttctccctctgcctgtgtctctgcctctctctctctctctgtgtgactatcataaataaataaaaattaaaaaaaaaaaaatgccagctgAATGAATATAAGGGCTAGGAGCACTAGaacaaacttaagaaaaaaaaaaaaacaacttgtagCCATCACTGAAGATTACAGTACAGAAGAACTGTAGCAAATACTTACATATGGTGCTTACTCTATGATGATGATTCATTCTTTTACACACTGGATATCAACTCCATTAATTCTCACCACCACCCTTTGAGGTAGAGAAATTATTCTCCCCATTCACAAATGAggctaaggcacagagaggttagttCACACAGCCGGGAGGGGGTGAAGCCAGGAATGAAAATGCTGGCAACTCAagctccagagtccatgctcttagCCACCATGCAATAATGACTCTCAAAAAGAGCACAGGAGGAAGCAGGATTAATTATAGTGACTACTTGATTTTTACTTTAAGAACTgtaaagtataaaagaaaaagtgaaaaaaagtttcaaaatgcCAAGATTCAGCACAGACACACCTCAGATGCTAGCCACATTTGCCTTAGGAATCCAAGAGTTACATGTTTGTTGaaactaaaagtataaaactgaGTGCATTATAGTCAGGTGTTACTGGCCCCAAGCTGGGTGATCTATGGGTGTGTTAATCTTATCTACCCAGTCTAGAccctttcctttgctgtgctatATAGGGCCAAGAGCACCAGACTCAGGCTTAGGGGAAGCACAAGAGCACATATAAAGAGCCTAAGACTTGCTCAAAGAATGGAAGCTTTATGTTAAATTTCCTGGTGACTAATAATGCTCAAAAAATTTTACAAGTATCTATCCATATCCATTTTATGCTATGTAAAATTCTACTCTAATATTTAAATGGATCAACCATGACTGATAAACTTcttaaaaggcaaataacattTAAGGGAATAGTAAAAAACCTCTGGTTAATTTCAAAAGAAGTAGGCAGGAATACACTGGTGTTTTTGGCCCTTTTGTAGCCTTGCTGGAAAAGACagtaaaatattcagaaacaaaGCTAACctacaataaatagaaaatcaaatgCCAAACTAAATTTATTTGGCTAAAGAAAAGTGAACTGTAAGAAAAATAAGTGCAGTCTAGATTTTGCACATAGAGGGAAAAGACCCTGAGATTACCAATTGTGTATCGCGATCCTTATATAGATACTGAAAACAACGGTATTAGTAAAACTCAGACTGGATTAATTTACAGTTTAAACTTGATCTAAATATTACCCTTGAATTTTGGCTATACTTATACTGAAGGAACAAATTCTGACAACTTAAGAAACTAAAGCAGCTAAATGTTGACAAAATGGTTAAAAGCTAACAGTTTCATGTAGAGGGTTTCTAGTTTACTAAGTCCAACTTTTTAATAAAGTAAGGGTAACAGGTCATTAAAATCTCAAAGATTCATTAAATTTCTAGtaataaagacaaaatgaaacaaatttactgaaaatagccattttccctttgccctcctgttttacatttttttttttaaccacaagtAGACAAGATTAACTGGATAGTACAACTGACTTTTtaagaagaatattaaaattatatctttaaaccTGTTGAAGAATTATAATTCAAAGTAAGCTTGGCCATTGGAGCATTATAAATCTGTGATGTTCTCACCACCGACACCATGTGACTAATTTCTCataaaaaaacaactaagaaatggcactaaaaaaatttttttccttgacacCTTCTGCAGATTTTGGTTAATACACTGAGACTCCAAACATGTAAAAAATTTACCGTATATTATAAAAGAGCAAAATCATGTGGtagctataaaaatataatgcataAAGAAACACAGCTTCTCCCAAAAAAGAGGTTAAGAATTTAGAAGATATTGGAAGTGCTGCATTTGAGGTCCATTCAATTTTACCCACTCATTTTAGGGTCATTAAAGCATCAGGGCAATGAACTTGGGTATAATTTAATTAGGAATACTGAAAGCCAGATTTACTTGCTGCGTTTACCTTCATTCTGGACACCATGATTACAAATCCCAcaatcacagaaatgaaaacacattttttcctGATTGATGTTTTACTatgcaggaaaacaaaacaaaaaccaaacaaggaATATATTCCATTTCAGTCTTCATGGTTCAAGTAAAAAAAGTTCTCATAACTCAGGTACACACTTTGGCCAACCCAAGTTTTagctttatcatattttaaaaattcatgtataaaaaataagtatcagttcaaaatatagattattttaagagactgcagaaaatataaaaataattaagtttggTGGAAATGTTAAAACTGCCTGAAATTCAGAAGATGTATCATATCAAACATTATTGTTAGGTACAACTGCACTCAGGGCTATCTTGTTTTACTATTTATGTTTAGACCAGAAGTACTCAACGTGGATCTCTTAATTTACGTTACTAAGAGGGGCCCTTAAAGTGCTCCATTTCCTCTGCCTGGCACTCCCCAAAACTCTCCTGGTCCTACTGCCCCCATCCTTCAAAGCAGCATAATGGGCAGCCATTCTAGAATTTTTGAGTTTTTGGAAATTATTCCTTTAAGggattaaaaatctttaagaattacTGGTTCAGATATACATGCCTCATAACAGTCTAGATtgtttcaaaatgaaatcaaactgtatttaaatttttatatttaatttagaccttaaatttatcattaaaatccAGTATCTTGATGAAAGTAGGAAAATAGTATCAGTATCACCTGTTTGTCTCAAATACAAGTACAG
The Vulpes vulpes isolate BD-2025 chromosome 2, VulVul3, whole genome shotgun sequence genome window above contains:
- the DCLRE1C gene encoding protein artemis isoform X4, translating into MFLFQGNNGTVLYTGDFRMAKGEAARMELLHSGGRVKDIQSVYLDTTFCDPKFYQIPSREECLRGISELVRSWITRSPYHVVWLNCKAAYGYEYLFTNLSEEFGVQVHVDKLDMFRNMPDILHHLTTDRNTQIHACRHPKAEEYFHWNKLPCGAISKNRIPLHTISIKPSTMWFGERTRKTNVIVRTGESSYRACFSFHSSYSEIKDFLNYICPVNVYPNVIPIGTTLDKVVEILKPLCRSSQSTEPKYKPLGKLKRARKTHLDSEEEDDLFDDPVPLPLRHKAPYQLTLHPEVFVMTATSQNQPEQWRQSTGYLKAESMQTVPRANFVDCEESNSESEEELQTPASSQEDLGAVTQQQQKADVEVPQWEIFFKRNDEITDDNLENLPSSTEAGGSQSPKLLSDSDGESTHISSQNSSQSTHISEQGSQGWDSQSDTVLLSSQERNSGDITSLNKSSYRPKIKENIPASQMEQNVLCPRNTSSDLKHRDQNVKVVPSVGEPTALSSGKHIPQEKRMLNLSTNADSPSSSDFKIPSTPETELPKGEHLQYLYEKLATGENIVLEKRKSSFLDT